The nucleotide window ACGCCACTGTTTTCTGGTCGCCGTCTTTGCCGAATGTTTTGTAGATACGGTAGGCATCACCACCGATCGCCGAAGGGAGAAACTGGCTGATAAAGAATGCAATACCATACCAACGGGTTAAATCCGGCAAACCATATCGTTGTTCGTGTATCTTTAAAAGCTGGCCCCACTTTATCGCGCTCACGAACCATCCGCCCAACATAGCAAACACGGCAATAGCGAACACATGAAACGGCAGATCTTCGATGTAATGCAGCGCTTGCTTCCAGTCGACACTTACCACAATCCAGTACACCACTAGACTGGTCACCAAAAGCTTTACGCACAATAGAATTTTTTTCTTCATAAAATCGGGGCTACAGAAGCGATAGTGGCTTAATGCATTATCTCGACAAACCCGCTCCTGCGTTGAAGTAAAAAGAGTATCCGGCCCCGCTCCGTGGGTTGAACCAATCCCGCGGCCAATCAGCCGTGTTGAGCTTTCGCCACTTCATTCTCACCTATAATTTTACCCGGGTTACCCACCACAATGGCAAAATCAGGGACATCTTTTGTGACAATGGAACCGGCACCCACCACGGCATAACGGCCTATGGTAATCCCAGGCAATACGGTGGCATTCGCACCCACCCAGGCCCAGTCACCAATCGTGACGGTTTTAAATTCCGCCTTCATCGCCTTACGGATATCGTGGCTTGTGGTCGTAATTAACGCGCCCGGACCGACCTGCGCGTTATTGCCTATTACCACACCGCCATGACCGAAAATCTTGGCGTAGCTGTTAATAGCACAATCGCGGCCCACATGGATATAACCATCCGAGCCCGCGCGCATATAGACCTGATCCAGTATCAGACAATCCCGGCCAATGCGGATATTGGACGGGTTAATCATGTTAACCTTGCCGCCCACAATGGACCCCGCCCCGACGCAACGCAGAACATACCGGCACCAGAAAGTATTGATAGCGACCTTAAACAAATGAATCCACTCTACCGGATTGGAAAAGATCAACCCTTTGATGCGGCTCATTTTATCAATATGCTTCGCTTCTGCATTGTCGTCCGCAGACATTAGATTAATCCTTCTTTTTTATACCACTCTGCAGTACGCCGGACACCTTCTTGCGCACTGATCTCAGGTTCGATTTTCAAATCCCGCTCCATACGTTCAGTCTTGAAGCTGACGGATTTGGTGAAGAAATCCATACTGCGTCTGAAGATAGGGGGTTTCTTGTTGATTAAATTAAACGCAATTTCAACCGCCGTTGCGAATAACGTCATGGGTACTGCTGGAATAACCACTTTGGGCGGGCTCACCCGGAGTTCGCCGGCTACAATCTGCACCAACTCTTTCAGCGGAGTGACGGTTTTACTGGCGATAATAACCGGCTTCCCGATCAGCGTTTCGTTAGTCAGTGCCGCTTCAAAGGCCCGGCTCAGATCGTCAATATAAATAAGATGCTTCAGGGTTTTACCGGGGCTGACTATCAC belongs to Ketobacter sp. MCCC 1A13808 and includes:
- a CDS encoding acyltransferase, with the protein product MSADDNAEAKHIDKMSRIKGLIFSNPVEWIHLFKVAINTFWCRYVLRCVGAGSIVGGKVNMINPSNIRIGRDCLILDQVYMRAGSDGYIHVGRDCAINSYAKIFGHGGVVIGNNAQVGPGALITTTSHDIRKAMKAEFKTVTIGDWAWVGANATVLPGITIGRYAVVGAGSIVTKDVPDFAIVVGNPGKIIGENEVAKAQHG